From the Labrus mixtus chromosome 17, fLabMix1.1, whole genome shotgun sequence genome, one window contains:
- the cldn23.1 gene encoding claudin 23a gives MPGRSSAEWMRVSLRTPGIFIFGLVMAPCGWVLDLTATVAPNWRTLHNLPDTASDVFIQQGIWDICRGTSTSTRDQCNLQDTSYFSNRVIEVAQGLMVASLIVTLIGLAVAIPGIRCWRDRPNWVVAGMGGLLIFLSGVMTIIPIAWYTHILQNITTVSPTVDVRVGYCIILGYIGGIFEILGGFVMFIGICRCCGGKNRGETRVDEVRAGRSRQQPLPRRVEVPSLTRARTNPSSAAYSNDSLDEDVSFPRAKSPAARPVNPSYNGTPYDADL, from the coding sequence ATGCCGGGGCGATCGTCGGCTGAGTGGATGCGGGTGTCCCTCCGCACGCCGGGCATCTTCATCTTCGGATTGGTCATGGCTCCATGCGGATGGGTCCTGGACCTAACCGCCACTGTGGCCCCAAACTGGAGGACCCTCCACAACCTCCCCGACACGGCTTCGGACGTCTTCATCCAACAGGGCATTTGGGACATCTGCAGGGGCACCTCGACCAGCACGAGAGACCAGTGCAACCTGCAGGACACGTCTTATTTTAGCAACCGGGTCATCGAGGTCGCGCAAGGTCTTATGGTCGCCTCTCTCATCGTGACTCTGATCGGACTGGCCGTGGCCATCCCAGGGATCCGCTGCTGGAGAGACCGGCCCAACTGGGTCGTGGCCGGGATGGGTGGGCTGTTGATCTTCCTCTCAGGCGTCATGACCATCATCCCCATCGCCTGGTACACCCACATCCTCCAAAACATCACAACGGTGTCACCCACAGTCGACGTGCGCGTCGGCTACTGCATCATCTTGGGCTACATCGGCGGGATATTCGAAATCCTCGGCGGGTTCGTCATGTTCATAGGAATCTGCCGATGCTGCGGGGGCAAGAACCGAGGAGAGACGCGAGTTGATGAGGTCCGGGCCGGCAGGTCCAGACAGCAGCCGCTGCCGAGACGCGTCGAAGTGCCGAGCCTGACCCGGGCCAGAACCAACCCCAGCAGCGCGGCATACAGCAACGACTCACTGGATGAAGATGTGTCCTTCCCCCGGGCCAAGAGCCCCGCAGCTAGGCCAGTTAACCCGTCCTACAACGGCACACCCTATGATGCTGACCTCTGA